The Vicia villosa cultivar HV-30 ecotype Madison, WI linkage group LG1, Vvil1.0, whole genome shotgun sequence genome includes a region encoding these proteins:
- the LOC131615792 gene encoding uncharacterized protein LOC131615792: MASKPLARSSSAASNIFRPGVLVEISNYVKGFQGSWFTGKIIRCLHGDEFYVKYDKIMEKEDKTKGLREKAKLSQLRPIPPKDIVHDFRIGDDVDAYHNGGWWEGWISGSSGDGKWVVDFYDWKERQSYPERKLRLHHNWVNGRWIRPIPQQHNRDIKKRERVRAAETASREKGDFIRSERVDKKWVMTSKHEVAQKDRETKLNLEEECQELKRYFSTLDIVGKRMTKKKVRELTHSFTISMCLPSVKYTLRREIKKRKKSQESDVHRDPSMWKYAEGSQESQTMKRLCTKPTESHLSSKSLRHYLSQFPIFLHQYIDDIIDVRKDGNCGFRAIAALLGMGEQSWPLVREQLDVEVYQHHQLYSKVFHDTISNVRSSLQVDSLGPQDCDKWMMIPEMGYPIASRYNVIFVSLSKNFHLNLTFFPLMRSPCTTESIHEIFAVGFVDNDHWVQVKLKPNCPLPPITDQWRQNCSEDARAWETTYARRIRHWEEEVQKST, translated from the exons ATGGCATCCAAACCCTTGGCTCGTTCTTCTTCCGCCGCATCAAACATCTTCAGACCAGGAGTATTAGTTGAAATCAGTAACTATGTTAAGGGATTCCAAGGTTCATGGTTCACAGGAAAGATTATCCGTTGTCTCCATGGTGACGAGTTTTATGTAAAGTATGACAAGATAATGGAGAAGGAGGATAAAACAAAGGGCCTCCGAGAAAAAGCTAAGCTTTCTCAACTCCGTCCGATTCCTCCGAAGGATATCGTGCACGACTTCCGTATTGGAGATGATGTGGATGCTTATCACAACGGCGGGTGGTGGGAGGGTTGGATATCTGGATCATCAGGGGACGGTAAATGGGTTGTGGATTTCTATGACTGGAAAGAGCGGCAATCGTACCCTGAAAGAAAACTTAGGTTACACCACAACTGGGTCAATGGAAGGTGGATCCGACCAATTCCACAACAG CATAATCGTGACATCAAAAAAAGGGAGAGGGTAAGGGCTGCTGAAACTGCTAGTAGAGAAAAGGGTGATTTCATACGTTCGGAAAGGGTGGATAAGAAATGGGTAATGACTTCTAAG CATGAGGTCGCTCAAAAAGATAGAGAGACAAAGTTGAATTTAGAAGAAGAGTGTCAAGAGTTGAAGAGGTATTTCAGTACACTGGATATTGTAGGCAAGAGGATGACGAAGAAAAAAGTCAGGGAACTAACACATTCATTCACAATTTCCATGTGTCTACCATCAGTGAAGTACACGCTAAGGAGAGAAATTAAGAAGAGAAAAAAGAGTCAAGAGAGTGACGTGCATCGTGATCCTTCCATGTGGAAGTATGCTGAGGGCTCACAAGAAAGTCAGACTATGAAGAGATTATGTACAAAACCAACTGAAAGTCATTTGTCTAGCAAGTCTTTAAGACATTACTTATCTCAATTTCCTATTTTCTTACATCAGTACATTGATGACATTATTGATGTGCGTAAAGATGGAAATTGTGGTTTCCGTGCTATTGCAGCTTTACTTGGAATGGGCGAACAGTCATGGCCTTTAGTTCGGGAGCAGTTAGATGTTGAAGTTTATCAACACCATCAATTGTATTCTAAAGTGTTCCATGACACAATATCTAATGTTAGGAGTTCGTTGCAAGTAGATAGCTTGGGTCCTCAAGATTGTGACAAGTggatgatgattcctgaaatgggtTACCCTATTGCTTCTAGATACAATGTCATATTCGTCTCATTGTCCAAGAACTTTCACCTTAACCTCACTTTCTTCCCATTGATGAGATCTCCATGCACAACAGAGAGTATACACGAAATTTTTGCGGTTGgttttgttgataatgatcattggGTTCAGGTGAAGTTGAAACCCAATTGTCCATTGCCTCCCATCACCGATCAATGGAGACAGAACTGTAGTGAAGATGCAAGAGCATGGGAAACAACATATGCAAGACGTATAAGGCACTGGGAAGAAGAAGTTCAGAAGTCAACATAA